One Leisingera sp. M658 genomic window carries:
- a CDS encoding threonine/serine dehydratase, producing the protein MTSIAMIEAAAARLKGHARVTPLLSSPFLDEISGRRLFVKAECLQHTGSFKFRGGWSAVSALPEEARARGVLAYSSGNHAQGVAAAAKAHKTPAVIVMPADAPRLKIQNTRDLGAEVVLYDRAGGESREAVGARQAGERGLTLIKPYDEPLVIAGQGTCGLEIAEQAADEGVARAEILVNCGGGGLSSGIALALEARAPDLRVRPVEPEGFDDVTRSLAAGEIRQNPSPSGSICDAILTPQPGEITFPILSRLCGPGLVITEEEAMRAMAQAFLRLKIVLEPGGAASLAAALFHPDKIGGEAVIAVATGGNVDAALFQEALSRYA; encoded by the coding sequence ATGACCTCAATCGCCATGATCGAAGCTGCGGCAGCGCGGCTGAAAGGCCATGCCCGCGTCACTCCACTGCTGTCTTCGCCCTTCTTGGACGAAATCTCCGGACGGCGTCTGTTTGTGAAGGCCGAATGCCTGCAGCACACCGGATCCTTCAAGTTCCGTGGCGGCTGGTCGGCGGTCTCGGCGCTGCCGGAAGAGGCCCGCGCACGGGGTGTGCTTGCCTATTCCAGCGGCAATCATGCGCAAGGCGTGGCCGCAGCAGCCAAAGCGCACAAAACGCCTGCTGTTATCGTGATGCCCGCCGATGCGCCTCGGCTGAAGATCCAGAACACCCGTGATCTGGGCGCCGAGGTTGTTTTGTACGACCGCGCCGGCGGGGAAAGCCGCGAAGCCGTTGGCGCCCGGCAAGCTGGGGAGCGCGGGCTGACGCTGATAAAACCCTATGACGAACCGCTGGTGATTGCCGGTCAGGGCACCTGCGGGCTGGAGATTGCGGAACAGGCCGCTGACGAAGGCGTCGCCAGGGCAGAGATTCTGGTCAACTGCGGCGGCGGCGGATTGTCGTCGGGGATCGCTCTGGCACTTGAGGCGCGCGCACCGGACCTGCGGGTGCGCCCGGTGGAACCGGAAGGGTTCGACGATGTGACCCGCTCGCTGGCCGCTGGTGAAATCCGGCAGAACCCCAGCCCGTCCGGTTCTATTTGCGACGCAATCCTGACACCGCAGCCGGGTGAGATCACCTTTCCCATCCTCAGCCGCTTGTGCGGGCCGGGCCTGGTCATTACCGAAGAGGAAGCGATGCGGGCGATGGCGCAGGCCTTTTTGCGGCTGAAAATCGTTCTGGAACCCGGTGGGGCTGCATCGCTGGCGGCGGCCCTGTTCCACCCTGACAAGATCGGCGGCGAAGCCGTGATTGCAGTCGCCACTGGCGGCAATGTGGATGCAGCGCTGTTCCAGGAGGCGCTGTCGCGTTATGCTTGA
- a CDS encoding alpha/beta fold hydrolase codes for MPFFETSDGLQLHYSDAGEGVPLLCLAGLTRDSRDFRYFAPHASGCRMITLDARGRGQSDHDPDFMTYNVLREAQDVLELLDHLELGRAAILGTSRGGLVAMTLAAIAKDRLAAVILNDVGPEIPADGIARIMDYVGRRPAAKTHAQAAEALAALMAPAFPGVPAARWREEAEAFYDEGAGGLSLRYDPRLRDALLAQAEAGPPPDLWPLFMTLDGLPCGIIRGANSDILSAGTYAEMQHRLPALQAVEVPNRGHVPFLDEPEALALIHSLLDQIK; via the coding sequence ATGCCGTTTTTTGAAACCTCAGACGGGTTGCAGCTGCATTACTCCGATGCCGGAGAGGGTGTGCCGCTGCTGTGCTTGGCGGGCCTGACCCGGGACAGCCGCGATTTTCGCTATTTTGCGCCTCATGCCTCAGGCTGCCGGATGATCACCCTGGACGCCCGCGGACGGGGGCAGTCGGATCATGATCCGGACTTTATGACCTACAATGTTCTGCGCGAGGCGCAGGATGTGCTGGAGCTGCTGGATCATTTGGAATTGGGCCGCGCTGCCATTCTGGGCACCTCGCGCGGCGGATTGGTGGCGATGACACTGGCCGCCATCGCCAAAGACCGGCTTGCAGCGGTGATCCTGAATGATGTCGGCCCAGAGATCCCTGCAGATGGCATTGCCCGGATCATGGACTACGTTGGCCGGCGCCCGGCTGCAAAGACACATGCACAGGCTGCAGAAGCGCTTGCTGCACTGATGGCGCCGGCCTTTCCCGGTGTCCCGGCTGCACGCTGGCGCGAGGAGGCCGAAGCATTCTATGACGAAGGCGCCGGCGGGCTCAGCCTGCGTTATGATCCGCGCCTGCGGGACGCGCTGCTGGCGCAAGCGGAGGCGGGGCCTCCCCCGGATCTCTGGCCTCTTTTTATGACCCTGGACGGCCTGCCCTGCGGGATCATCCGCGGCGCAAATTCGGACATTTTGAGCGCCGGAACCTATGCGGAAATGCAGCATCGCCTGCCCGCGCTGCAAGCCGTGGAAGTTCCAAACCGCGGCCATGTGCCCTTTCTGGACGAGCCAGAGGCGCTTGCCCTCATCCATTCCCTATTGGACCAGATCAAATGA
- a CDS encoding haloacid dehalogenase type II, which yields MPITTCIFDAYGTLFDVAAAARQAASEPEFPHLQDSWAELASNWRLKQLQYTWLRAITNAHADFWDVTQDGLDWAMEAAGLAADAALRQRLLDLYWQLQAYPEVPAMLNTLKSAGMNTAILSNGSPAMLDGAVQSAGLGDVLDDVLSVESVGIFKPDARVYDLVGARFNCAREEVLFVSSNGWDAAGASGYGFVTAWVNRAGEPVDRLPWKPAHILPNLTTIPDLAKG from the coding sequence ATGCCAATTACAACTTGTATCTTCGACGCCTACGGCACCTTGTTCGATGTGGCCGCTGCGGCGCGGCAGGCCGCCAGCGAGCCGGAATTTCCGCATCTGCAGGACAGCTGGGCAGAGCTGGCCAGCAACTGGCGGCTGAAGCAGCTGCAATACACCTGGCTGCGGGCGATCACCAATGCCCATGCCGATTTCTGGGATGTAACGCAGGACGGCCTTGATTGGGCGATGGAGGCGGCCGGGCTGGCAGCAGATGCCGCGTTGCGCCAGCGGCTGCTGGATCTTTACTGGCAGCTGCAGGCCTATCCGGAAGTGCCCGCAATGCTGAACACGCTGAAGTCCGCCGGCATGAACACCGCAATCCTGTCCAATGGATCCCCTGCCATGCTGGACGGCGCGGTGCAATCCGCGGGGCTGGGCGATGTGCTGGATGATGTGCTGTCGGTGGAGAGCGTCGGCATCTTCAAGCCCGACGCCCGCGTCTACGATCTGGTTGGCGCCCGGTTCAATTGCGCCCGCGAGGAGGTGCTGTTTGTCTCCTCCAACGGCTGGGACGCGGCGGGGGCATCGGGCTACGGGTTTGTCACCGCCTGGGTCAACCGGGCGGGCGAGCCTGTTGACAGGCTGCCCTGGAAGCCGGCGCATATCCTGCCGAACCTCACCACAATTCCCGATCTGGCCAAGGGATAA
- a CDS encoding peptidylprolyl isomerase, which translates to MTGVKNGDTVRIHYTGKLTDGTVFDSSEGRDPLEFTVGAGHVIAGMDAGLEGMSVGESKTLDIPCAEGYGPINPAARQEIPREGIPEDIPLELGTQLQMQSPDGQVLPVTVVEVGDETVTLDANHFLAGKDLVFDIALVSVS; encoded by the coding sequence ATGACCGGGGTAAAGAACGGCGACACCGTGCGCATCCATTACACAGGCAAGCTGACGGATGGCACCGTTTTCGACAGTTCCGAGGGCCGTGATCCGCTGGAATTCACCGTCGGTGCGGGGCATGTGATCGCGGGCATGGATGCAGGGCTTGAAGGCATGTCCGTGGGAGAGAGCAAGACGCTGGATATCCCCTGCGCCGAAGGATACGGCCCGATCAATCCCGCCGCGCGCCAGGAGATCCCCCGCGAGGGCATCCCCGAGGATATCCCGCTGGAACTGGGTACTCAGCTGCAGATGCAAAGCCCGGACGGCCAAGTGCTGCCGGTGACCGTGGTCGAGGTCGGCGACGAGACAGTCACCCTGGATGCCAACCATTTCCTGGCGGGCAAAGATCTGGTTTTCGATATCGCGCTGGTCTCGGTATCCTGA
- a CDS encoding enoyl-ACP reductase, with the protein MAGLLTGKRGLIMGVANDRSIAWGIAKAMAEAGAELAFTYQGEAFGKRLEPLAQSVGSDFMVDVDVTDDASLDTAFEQLGSRWPSIDFVVHAIAYSDKSELTGRFLDTSRANFKNSLDISAYSFIEVARRAHPLMKENGGTLLTLTYQGSNQVVPNYNVMGVAKAALESATRYLANDLGPEGIRVNAISPGPMKTLAGAAIGGARKTFKHTAQNAPMRDNATLEAVGGTAVYLASDAGSCTTGEIIRVDGGFHVLGMPQQDYL; encoded by the coding sequence ATGGCGGGACTGCTGACCGGCAAACGCGGCCTGATTATGGGCGTTGCCAATGACCGCTCCATCGCCTGGGGCATTGCCAAGGCCATGGCCGAAGCCGGTGCCGAGCTGGCCTTCACCTATCAGGGCGAAGCCTTTGGCAAGCGGCTGGAGCCGCTGGCACAGAGCGTCGGCTCGGACTTTATGGTCGACGTGGATGTGACCGACGACGCCTCGCTTGATACGGCGTTCGAACAGCTTGGCAGCCGCTGGCCGTCGATTGATTTCGTGGTCCATGCAATTGCCTATTCGGACAAATCCGAGCTGACCGGACGGTTCTTGGACACCAGCCGGGCGAATTTTAAGAACTCGCTGGATATCTCTGCCTATTCCTTCATCGAAGTGGCACGCCGTGCGCATCCGCTGATGAAGGAAAACGGCGGCACCCTGCTGACGCTGACCTATCAGGGATCAAACCAGGTGGTGCCGAACTACAATGTAATGGGCGTGGCTAAGGCAGCGCTGGAATCCGCGACCCGCTACTTGGCCAACGACCTGGGCCCCGAGGGCATCCGGGTGAATGCAATTTCGCCCGGCCCGATGAAGACACTGGCCGGTGCTGCCATAGGCGGCGCGCGCAAGACCTTCAAGCATACAGCCCAGAATGCGCCAATGCGCGACAACGCCACGCTGGAGGCGGTCGGCGGCACCGCAGTATACCTTGCGTCTGATGCAGGCTCTTGCACGACCGGTGAAATCATCCGGGTCGATGGCGGTTTCCACGTGCTGGGAATGCCGCAGCAGGATTATCTGTAA
- the fabB gene encoding beta-ketoacyl-ACP synthase I encodes MRRVVVTGLGIVSSIGNNAEEVTAALKAGKSGIEASPEMAEHGFRSQVAGTLKIDTAQHVDKRTLRFMGPGAAYAHIAMSQAIADAGLSEDQVVNERTGLVAGSGGPSTSAMLAAHQVVAKTGATKRIGPFAVPKCMSSTISANLATAFKIKGVNYSITSACSTSLHCIGNAAEQIMMGKQDVMFAGGGEELDWTLSCLFDAMGAMSSKKNDDPTAASRAFDQDRDGFVISGGGGIVVLEDLDHALARGARIYAEVTGFAATSDGHDMVAPSGEGGERAMRLALSTLPEGRKVDYINAHGTSTPVGDVGEVEAARRVFGEGEVPPISSTKSMTGHAQGAAGALEAIFCLLMLDNDFITPSINVDTLAEGIQPGEIATALVENAGLDSVMTNSFGFGGTNGSMVLSKYKG; translated from the coding sequence ATGCGTCGCGTCGTCGTCACCGGTTTGGGGATTGTCTCCTCCATCGGGAACAATGCTGAAGAGGTCACCGCCGCGCTGAAAGCCGGTAAATCCGGCATCGAAGCCAGCCCCGAAATGGCTGAGCACGGCTTTCGCAGCCAGGTGGCCGGCACGCTGAAAATCGACACTGCCCAGCATGTGGACAAGCGCACCCTGCGGTTCATGGGGCCAGGTGCGGCTTACGCCCATATCGCGATGAGCCAGGCAATTGCTGATGCAGGTCTCTCGGAAGATCAGGTTGTGAATGAGCGCACCGGCCTGGTGGCAGGCTCCGGCGGCCCGTCGACCTCGGCCATGCTGGCAGCGCACCAGGTGGTCGCCAAAACAGGCGCCACCAAACGCATCGGCCCTTTTGCCGTGCCAAAGTGCATGTCCTCGACCATTTCCGCCAACCTGGCGACGGCGTTCAAGATCAAGGGCGTCAACTATTCGATCACCTCGGCCTGCTCGACCTCGCTGCATTGCATCGGCAACGCGGCTGAACAGATCATGATGGGCAAACAGGACGTGATGTTTGCCGGCGGCGGCGAGGAGCTGGACTGGACCCTTAGCTGCTTGTTCGACGCTATGGGCGCAATGTCTTCGAAGAAGAACGACGACCCCACCGCGGCCAGCCGGGCCTTTGACCAGGACCGCGACGGGTTCGTGATCTCCGGCGGCGGCGGCATTGTTGTGCTGGAAGACCTCGACCACGCGCTGGCCCGCGGTGCCAGAATTTACGCCGAAGTGACCGGCTTTGCCGCCACCTCCGACGGCCACGACATGGTGGCGCCCTCTGGTGAAGGCGGCGAGCGGGCAATGCGGCTGGCGCTGTCGACCCTGCCTGAAGGCCGCAAGGTGGACTATATCAACGCACATGGCACCTCGACCCCGGTCGGCGACGTCGGCGAAGTCGAGGCCGCGCGCCGTGTATTCGGCGAAGGCGAGGTGCCGCCGATTTCCTCGACCAAGTCGATGACCGGCCACGCCCAGGGCGCTGCCGGCGCGCTAGAGGCGATCTTCTGCCTGCTGATGCTGGACAATGATTTCATCACGCCGTCGATCAATGTTGATACCCTCGCCGAAGGCATTCAGCCGGGCGAGATTGCCACCGCACTGGTGGAAAACGCCGGCCTCGATTCGGTGATGACCAACAGCTTCGGCTTTGGCGGCACCAATGGCTCGATGGTTCTGAGCAAATACAAGGGATAA
- the fabA gene encoding bifunctional 3-hydroxydecanoyl-ACP dehydratase/trans-2-decenoyl-ACP isomerase → MADYPSSFDKDELLKCARGELFGPGNAQLPAPPMLMMDRITDISADGGEFGKGHVVAEFDITPDLWFFDCHFPGNPIMPGCLGLDGLWQLTGFNLGWRGMTGKGMAMGVGEVKLKGMVKPDRKMLTYFVDFTRVIDRKLKLGVANGRVLADGEEIYQVKDMKVGLADES, encoded by the coding sequence ATGGCCGATTACCCGAGCAGCTTTGACAAGGACGAATTGCTGAAATGCGCGCGGGGCGAGCTGTTTGGGCCGGGCAACGCCCAGCTGCCGGCACCGCCGATGCTGATGATGGACCGCATTACAGACATCAGTGCGGATGGCGGCGAGTTCGGCAAAGGCCATGTTGTTGCGGAATTCGACATCACCCCGGACCTGTGGTTCTTCGACTGCCATTTCCCAGGCAACCCGATCATGCCCGGCTGCCTGGGCCTGGACGGGCTGTGGCAGCTGACCGGCTTTAATCTGGGCTGGCGCGGCATGACCGGCAAGGGCATGGCCATGGGCGTCGGCGAGGTCAAGCTGAAAGGCATGGTCAAACCCGACCGTAAAATGCTCACCTATTTCGTGGATTTCACCCGTGTCATTGACCGCAAGCTTAAGCTTGGCGTTGCCAATGGCCGTGTACTGGCGGATGGTGAAGAAATCTATCAAGTCAAGGACATGAAGGTCGGGCTGGCAGACGAAAGCTGA
- the irrA gene encoding iron response transcriptional regulator IrrA, producing the protein MTPNSEDTATRWLTEAGLRPTRQRVALAELLVGDGKHRHITAESLFESAKKKGAAVSLATVYNTLRAFCDAGVLQEIPLDGSKSYFDTNTHDHPHFFWEDEGRVSDAPAQELVIHKLPEAPEGMEIASVDVVIRLRKV; encoded by the coding sequence ATGACGCCAAACAGCGAAGACACAGCCACCCGCTGGCTGACAGAGGCCGGGCTAAGACCCACCCGGCAGCGGGTGGCGCTTGCCGAATTGCTGGTCGGCGACGGCAAACACCGCCATATCACCGCCGAAAGCCTGTTCGAGTCGGCCAAGAAGAAAGGCGCCGCCGTATCGCTGGCCACCGTCTATAATACTCTGCGCGCCTTTTGCGACGCCGGCGTGCTGCAAGAGATCCCGCTGGACGGCTCCAAAAGCTATTTCGACACCAACACCCACGATCATCCGCATTTCTTCTGGGAGGATGAAGGCCGCGTCAGCGACGCGCCCGCACAGGAACTGGTGATTCACAAACTGCCGGAAGCCCCCGAGGGGATGGAGATCGCCTCAGTCGATGTGGTGATCCGCCTGCGCAAGGTCTGA
- a CDS encoding LysR family transcriptional regulator, which yields MLYLTLRHYEYICAVVQHGSLSAAAEAVHVSQPALSAALSRIEDHLGYSLFLRRRGAALALTPQGRDFAAHAQELLDHARRLEDPKGSGAGQRGLMLACFSDLAPFLLAPALKALRQALPEVDVRHRACGFDPLIHALTEGEADLAITYDLGLDAGFSRAELDRFSPHALVPPEHPLATRSGLTLAEVVLHPLVLSQEGLSVQHMLGLFKSQGLVPRIAHRADSLELLRSLAANGEGVGISYSLPPGGMSYDGKPLCAVRITDQAAEEPVILAAHRQLPDASPAFKARDILRTVLSARRSELSAGRSDLAQADHHID from the coding sequence ATGTTATACCTTACGTTGCGCCATTATGAATACATCTGCGCCGTGGTGCAGCATGGCAGCCTGTCCGCAGCGGCCGAGGCGGTGCATGTAAGCCAGCCTGCCCTGTCTGCAGCCCTCAGCCGGATCGAAGACCACCTTGGTTATTCTCTGTTCCTGCGCCGCCGCGGGGCGGCGCTGGCATTGACACCGCAGGGCCGGGATTTCGCGGCACATGCGCAGGAACTGCTGGATCATGCCCGGCGGCTGGAAGACCCGAAAGGCTCAGGTGCCGGGCAAAGAGGGCTAATGCTGGCCTGTTTCTCGGACCTTGCGCCGTTCCTGCTGGCACCGGCGCTGAAGGCCCTGCGCCAAGCGCTGCCAGAGGTGGATGTCCGCCACCGTGCCTGCGGGTTCGACCCTTTGATCCATGCGCTGACCGAAGGCGAAGCGGATCTGGCTATCACCTATGACCTGGGTTTGGATGCCGGGTTCAGCCGGGCGGAACTGGACCGGTTTTCACCCCACGCGCTGGTGCCGCCTGAACATCCGCTGGCAACGCGCAGCGGCCTTACCCTGGCAGAGGTGGTGCTGCATCCGCTGGTGCTGTCACAGGAAGGCTTATCTGTGCAGCACATGCTGGGACTGTTCAAGTCGCAGGGACTGGTGCCGCGGATTGCCCACCGGGCGGATTCGCTGGAATTGCTGCGCAGCCTGGCCGCCAATGGCGAAGGTGTCGGCATCAGCTACAGCCTGCCGCCCGGCGGGATGAGTTATGATGGCAAGCCATTGTGCGCTGTTCGGATCACAGACCAAGCCGCAGAGGAGCCGGTGATTCTGGCGGCGCATAGGCAATTGCCGGACGCTTCGCCGGCCTTTAAGGCGCGTGACATTCTGCGCACAGTGCTCAGTGCCCGCAGGTCAGAGCTCAGTGCCGGCAGGTCAGACCTTGCGCAGGCGGATCACCACATCGACTGA
- a CDS encoding phytanoyl-CoA dioxygenase family protein: MVHPLITPEHIEQFQRDGVVLIRGLFAEQVELLRAGVAANMENPGPYASNNEKAGQTGRFFDDYCNWTRIPEFQQAIKQSPAAEVAADLMKSTSVQMFHDHVLVKEPGTSMPTPWHQDGPYYFVEGQQTISFWSPLDEVKEAALRCVAGSHKWEKEVLPTRWVSEEDFFADEGQYMAVPDPDAEGMTVVEYSMQPGDAIAFNYKTLHGSRGNTSTARRRAFSLRLVGDDTRYVERPGPTSPPFPGHGMQPGQRLREDWFPVLLQR; encoded by the coding sequence ATGGTCCACCCCCTTATCACCCCTGAACACATCGAACAGTTTCAGCGCGACGGCGTTGTCCTTATCCGCGGGTTGTTTGCCGAACAGGTTGAGCTGCTGCGCGCCGGGGTGGCCGCCAATATGGAAAACCCGGGTCCATATGCGTCGAATAACGAAAAGGCCGGCCAGACCGGACGCTTCTTTGACGACTACTGCAACTGGACCCGGATCCCCGAATTCCAGCAGGCGATCAAGCAATCCCCGGCTGCAGAAGTCGCCGCTGACCTGATGAAATCCACTTCGGTGCAAATGTTCCACGATCATGTTCTGGTCAAGGAACCGGGCACATCAATGCCGACCCCGTGGCATCAGGACGGGCCATACTATTTTGTCGAGGGGCAGCAGACCATCAGTTTCTGGTCGCCGCTGGATGAGGTGAAGGAAGCCGCATTGCGCTGTGTGGCAGGCTCCCACAAATGGGAAAAGGAAGTGCTGCCGACCCGTTGGGTCTCTGAGGAGGATTTCTTTGCGGACGAAGGGCAGTATATGGCTGTTCCTGATCCTGATGCCGAAGGTATGACCGTGGTGGAATACTCGATGCAGCCGGGTGATGCGATCGCCTTTAACTATAAGACGCTGCACGGATCCCGTGGCAACACCTCAACTGCGCGCCGCCGTGCGTTTTCGCTGCGGCTGGTGGGCGATGATACACGCTACGTCGAGCGCCCCGGCCCCACATCGCCGCCATTCCCGGGGCATGGAATGCAGCCCGGCCAGCGGCTGCGCGAGGATTGGTTTCCGGTCCTGCTGCAGCGGTAG
- a CDS encoding radical SAM/SPASM domain-containing protein yields MKDLAPVPDLKPETAQPDLPAKPPALHERALHMLARLLPLAYFRRPPKIIIIDATNSCNLRCPVCPVTFAMQRKRGMMKPNVFRKIIDDFKDQREKPAIYFSFSGEPTLHKDLPDFIAYAHENGHDTYLSTNATRLTPDMSERLIRSGLARVNLCMDGFSKQAQETYRVNSDFDKVKASIEEFLNIKKDLGFKTPVTVLQTLLTSYSEPQMDEMEAWARNAGFDRVRFKTFSIGSYTSDDQKREFAHFLPRQKELRRHPRHTSHAMCTVPLFQSVVFWNGDLGLCCIDYDQVIQLPNVEQDGFLAAYRSDKAARARKRGFLKQFGICKTCSFSNAENMGIRRDLKK; encoded by the coding sequence ATGAAAGATCTAGCCCCCGTTCCGGACCTGAAGCCGGAAACAGCGCAGCCGGACCTGCCCGCCAAACCGCCGGCACTGCATGAACGGGCTCTGCATATGCTGGCCCGGCTGCTGCCGCTGGCGTATTTCCGGCGGCCGCCAAAGATCATCATCATCGACGCCACCAACAGCTGCAACCTGCGCTGCCCGGTGTGCCCGGTCACCTTTGCCATGCAGCGCAAACGCGGCATGATGAAGCCGAACGTGTTCCGCAAGATCATCGACGATTTCAAGGACCAGCGGGAAAAGCCCGCGATCTATTTCAGCTTCTCGGGTGAGCCGACCCTGCACAAAGACCTGCCCGATTTCATCGCCTACGCCCATGAAAACGGCCATGACACCTATCTGTCGACCAATGCCACCCGCCTCACTCCGGACATGAGCGAACGGCTGATCCGCTCGGGACTTGCCCGCGTAAATCTGTGCATGGACGGCTTTTCAAAGCAGGCGCAGGAAACTTACCGGGTCAATTCCGACTTCGATAAGGTCAAGGCCAGCATTGAAGAATTCCTGAACATCAAAAAGGACCTGGGCTTCAAGACCCCGGTCACAGTGCTGCAGACACTGCTGACCAGCTATTCCGAACCGCAGATGGACGAAATGGAAGCCTGGGCGCGCAACGCCGGTTTTGACCGGGTGCGGTTCAAGACATTCTCGATCGGCTCCTACACCTCTGACGATCAGAAACGCGAATTTGCGCATTTCCTGCCGCGTCAGAAAGAGCTGCGCCGCCACCCGCGCCACACCAGCCATGCGATGTGCACGGTGCCGCTGTTTCAGTCGGTGGTGTTCTGGAACGGCGATCTGGGCCTGTGCTGTATCGACTATGACCAGGTGATCCAGCTGCCCAATGTCGAGCAGGACGGCTTCCTTGCCGCCTACCGTTCGGATAAGGCCGCCCGCGCCCGCAAGCGCGGTTTTCTCAAACAGTTCGGCATCTGCAAAACCTGTTCGTTTTCCAACGCCGAAAACATGGGCATCCGCCGTGATCTGAAAAAATAA
- a CDS encoding energy transducer TonB: MKRAAEFTVFAGIAVLIHVALFARVPGSGAQSNGAGGTAMVSIQAAPEAVAEMAEAWEKPPQTSPQIAAQTVDPLPPANVPSLPQLALDQAPRAAAQIAIPAPARADNLQIDTAPPSPPKPQKPEPKPEPQQKPAPKPQPQQARKSEQASAGQAEQRSAGSGGGAQAGQSGGAQAATAESGRRAKLRSIWGAKIRARVERRKRYPAGASGKGQVVVRLTVSRSGQLLSHRIARSSGVAAFDQAALQAVARAGKFPSAPKKLQINQISFNLPMSFSK; this comes from the coding sequence ATGAAACGTGCCGCTGAATTCACCGTTTTTGCAGGCATTGCCGTGTTGATCCATGTGGCGCTGTTTGCCCGCGTGCCTGGTTCCGGTGCGCAATCCAACGGCGCGGGCGGCACGGCGATGGTGTCAATCCAGGCGGCGCCTGAAGCTGTAGCGGAAATGGCCGAGGCCTGGGAGAAGCCGCCGCAGACTTCCCCGCAGATCGCGGCCCAAACTGTTGACCCGTTGCCGCCGGCCAACGTCCCTTCCCTGCCGCAACTGGCACTTGACCAGGCGCCGCGGGCCGCAGCACAGATTGCAATACCCGCGCCGGCAAGGGCGGATAATCTGCAAATCGACACTGCGCCACCGTCACCGCCAAAGCCGCAGAAACCAGAGCCAAAGCCGGAACCGCAGCAAAAACCCGCGCCCAAGCCGCAACCGCAGCAGGCCCGTAAATCCGAACAGGCCTCGGCCGGCCAGGCCGAACAGCGGTCCGCCGGATCGGGCGGCGGCGCTCAGGCCGGGCAATCAGGCGGGGCACAGGCGGCAACAGCAGAGTCCGGACGGCGGGCCAAGCTGCGCAGTATCTGGGGCGCCAAGATCCGCGCCCGTGTGGAACGGCGCAAACGCTACCCCGCCGGCGCCAGCGGCAAAGGCCAGGTTGTGGTGCGCCTTACCGTCTCCCGGTCGGGCCAGCTGCTGAGCCACCGGATTGCCAGGTCATCGGGCGTCGCAGCCTTTGATCAGGCGGCCCTGCAGGCCGTCGCCCGGGCCGGCAAGTTCCCATCGGCGCCGAAAAAGCTGCAGATCAATCAAATCAGCTTCAACCTGCCTATGAGTTTCTCGAAGTAA
- a CDS encoding biopolymer transporter ExbD codes for MDLTEAPRRPRTESIVPMINVVFLLLIFFLMTSRLAQPDPFEVAPPDAAIEADPGAGPVLYINAEGRMHFDGAEGGEALTRLAAVSGGTPVLQLRADARLEAKALARLLRQLAAAGFSQAELVVRQP; via the coding sequence ATGGACCTGACAGAGGCGCCCCGCCGTCCGCGGACTGAATCCATCGTACCGATGATCAATGTGGTGTTCCTGCTGCTGATCTTTTTCCTGATGACCTCCCGCCTGGCGCAACCTGACCCGTTTGAGGTAGCGCCGCCGGACGCAGCAATTGAGGCAGACCCCGGAGCCGGGCCTGTGCTGTACATCAATGCCGAAGGCCGGATGCATTTCGATGGGGCCGAAGGCGGCGAAGCCCTCACGCGGCTGGCTGCGGTCAGCGGCGGCACCCCGGTTCTGCAATTGCGCGCCGACGCCCGGCTGGAGGCAAAAGCCCTGGCCCGCCTCCTGCGCCAGCTGGCGGCAGCAGGCTTCAGCCAGGCCGAACTGGTGGTCCGCCAGCCATGA